The following are from one region of the Nostoc cf. commune SO-36 genome:
- a CDS encoding LLM class flavin-dependent oxidoreductase, whose amino-acid sequence MWSSLGAFIQSTGHHVSAWRHPDAQIDAGFNFEHYKEITQTAQRGLFDAVFLADSPGVWGGEPETQKRNGKLVHFEPVTLFSALSSVTQNIGFISTASTTYEEPYTLARKFASLDHLSKGRAGWNVVTTGNENAALNFGLEHHPEHSQRYERAEEFVKVVKGLWDSWEDDAFIRDRESGIYFEPDKLHILNHKGKHFSVKGPLNVGRPPQGYPVIVQAGASEAGRDLAARTAEVIFTANQTLADAQEFYADVKGRLAQYERSPEDLKIMPGAFPIIGRTEEEAQEKYEFLQSLIHPDVAWGILRNYYKGVDLSKYSLDDVAPELPSDTNNNKSRLKLVRDLATRGTLTLRQLYLSLATARGHRTILGTPESIADQLEEWFNNGAADGFNIMPPILPTGLDDFINLVVPILQKRGLFRTEYEGSTLRENLGLRRPGNQFVVKQANERLVLA is encoded by the coding sequence TTGTGGAGTTCTCTAGGTGCATTCATTCAATCCACTGGACATCATGTTTCTGCATGGCGACATCCAGATGCACAGATAGACGCTGGATTCAATTTTGAGCATTACAAAGAAATTACCCAGACTGCCCAACGCGGCTTGTTCGATGCAGTTTTTCTGGCGGACAGTCCAGGAGTTTGGGGCGGCGAACCAGAAACTCAAAAACGCAATGGTAAACTTGTCCATTTCGAGCCGGTGACACTCTTTTCGGCCTTGTCCTCTGTAACTCAAAACATTGGCTTTATTTCCACTGCCTCGACTACCTACGAAGAACCCTACACCCTGGCACGGAAGTTTGCTTCTTTGGATCACTTGAGTAAAGGCCGGGCAGGGTGGAATGTAGTCACCACAGGTAACGAGAATGCCGCACTAAATTTCGGTCTTGAGCATCACCCGGAACATAGCCAGCGTTATGAACGTGCAGAAGAGTTTGTGAAAGTGGTCAAAGGACTGTGGGATAGTTGGGAAGATGATGCTTTCATCCGTGACAGAGAATCTGGTATCTATTTCGAGCCGGACAAACTGCACATACTCAACCACAAGGGTAAACATTTTTCTGTCAAAGGCCCCTTGAACGTCGGTCGTCCGCCCCAAGGCTACCCAGTAATTGTACAAGCTGGAGCCTCTGAAGCTGGACGGGACTTAGCTGCGCGTACTGCTGAGGTAATCTTCACTGCCAATCAAACCTTAGCCGATGCCCAGGAATTTTATGCTGATGTCAAAGGGAGGCTGGCGCAATATGAGCGTTCTCCAGAGGATCTGAAAATTATGCCTGGGGCTTTCCCAATCATTGGCCGGACTGAAGAAGAAGCTCAAGAGAAATACGAATTTCTGCAATCGTTGATTCATCCTGATGTTGCTTGGGGTATTTTGAGGAACTATTACAAAGGTGTGGATCTGTCGAAATATTCTTTAGATGATGTAGCTCCTGAACTACCAAGCGACACCAACAATAATAAGAGTCGTCTGAAATTAGTCAGGGATTTAGCTACTCGTGGGACTCTCACACTGCGTCAGTTGTATCTCTCTCTGGCTACTGCACGAGGTCATCGCACTATACTTGGTACTCCCGAAAGTATTGCCGATCAACTAGAGGAATGGTTCAACAATGGTGCAGCAGATGGTTTTAATATCATGCCGCCCATCTTGCCTACAGGGTTGGATGACTTCATTAACTTGGTCGTTCCCATCTTGCAGAAACGTGGACTGTTCCGTACTGAATACGAGGGTAGTACTTTGCGGGAAAACTTGGGGCTGCGTCGTCCGGGTAATCAATTCGTTGTCAAACAAGCGAATGAGAGATTGGTTTTGGCGTAA